Within the Halobaculum limi genome, the region TCCTCGCCTGCACGCTCGACGATACCGGGCAGTTCCGAGAGGAAGCCCGCGGCCGTCTCGGCGGCGCTGGCGGTCTGCCAGATGCTCACGACGGCCGCGCGGTCCGTCTCGTTCCCCTCGTAGACGGCAGTCTTGACGTGACTGCCGTAGTGCTCGAAGTTCCCGCGCAGGCCCTCGACCTCCTCGAACAGGTCGTCTGCGTCGGCCTCCGAGTAGAGCACCGTTGCGAACACGTCCTCGCCGTGGGGCTTACCCGCGTAGATGTCGAGGTCCTCCAGTTCCGCGCGGATGGTCTCCTCGTCTTCGCCGTCGTCCTCATCGGCGTCGTCGCCGTGACCGCTGCCGTGGTGGCCGCCGTCACTGTCGCCGCCGTGGTGGTGGCTCTCGCTCTCGCCGTGCGGGTGGCTGCCCGCACCGTGTGCGGACTCGTGTTCGCTCGTCGGCACGCGGTCGCCCGCGAGGTACGCGTCGAGATCCGTCGGCGGGAAGCGCCGCCCGACGTAGAAGGGGCCGAACTCGCCGTACTCGGCGGAGGCCTCGTCGAAGCGCATCTCGTAGACGATGTCTTTGATGTCTGCGGGGTCGCTGCCGAACAGCGTGACGCCCCACTCGTAGTCGTCGAAGCCGACGGAGGAGGCGATGACCTGTTTGATCTTCCCGGCGTACTCGCGGCCGATGTCGCCGTGGGCTGAGAGCAACTCCGAGCGCTCCTCGTACGACAGCGAGTACCAGTTCTGCTCGGCCTCGCGCTTGCGGTTCATCGGGTAGAAGGAGACGTACTCGGAGTCGGGAATCTCGGGCTTCAGTTTCCCCTCGATGTACCGGCGGATGCCCTCGTCGACCTCTTCCTCGTCGCCGTCGAAGTACGAGTCCGAGACGTAGTCGGACACTTCGGATACGGAGACGTAGGACGTCGGCTGGTCGGTGTAGTTCGCCAGCGCGGTCGACTCGAAGCGGCGTTCGGCCGCCGAGAGGTCGTCCAGCGTCGGGCGGAAGTGGACGATCATGAGGTCAGCCTTGTGCCCGAGCACGGAGAACACCGCAGAGGCACCCTCCTCGGAATCCGCGACCGCCTCGTGTTCTTCGAGGTACGCGACGCCCTCGCGAATTGCGCGTTCACGTTCGCGGTCGGGGGCCGCGCGCCACGCGTCCCAGTCCACCGTTCGGAAGTCGTGAAGGACGTACCAACCCTCCTCGGTTCGTGGGGGTTTCGCCATACATCGGCTTCGACCGCGGGGGGCTTGGGGCTTGCGTCACCGCGCGCCGACTCCGCCGTCGACCACCGCCCGGCACGGTCTGCTCTGCCGCAGTCTGCTCCGCCGCGGTCCGTTCCGGCGACGGCCGCCGCGACCGGAACGGGTTTGCTGGCGTCGCCCGCACGCATCGACGTGTCCGACCTCTGTATCCGCGACGCTACCACGGCGGAGGCGCCGACGCTCGCGGCGCTGTATCGCGCCGCCTACGGCGACCTCGTCGAGGCGGGGTTTCCGACTAGCGCCGCCGAGACGGCGGCGGCGGACGTGCGCGAGTGGCTGGCCGACCGCGAGTGCTGGGTCGGCGTCGACGGTGCGGGCGACGGCGGAGCAGGAGCAAGCGACGACGCTGACCGCGATAGCGACGAGTCGGTCGTCGCCGCGATCCAACTCCGTGAGCGCCCCGAGTGGCCCTGCCCAGAAGTGTGTCGCCTCGCGGTCGACCCGACGCGACGGCGGGAAGGAATCGGTGCGACCCTCCTCGAGTACGCAGAGGATGTCGTCGCAGACCGCGGGCACGACCGCGTCCGCCTCCGCTCGTTCACGGACCACCCATTTCTCCTCGACTGGTACGAGCAACGCGGCTACCGACAGGTTGACCTGCAGGTGATCGACAGTCGGCCGTTCGACGTGCCCGTCCTCGAACGACGGCTGTGAGGCGGAGGTCACCGAGGTCTCCACGGGGTCGTGGACCCGAACCCATTTGACCGCGGGCCGACTGTCTCCGATGATGAATACGCTCCTGTGGGTCCTCGTGGGAGCCCTCGCCTACTCCGTCGTGATGATGGGGCTGTACACGAGGGGCTACCTCCCGGACGCCGTTCGCGTCCAGGGTCCGTTGACAACGATCCACACCAAACGCGGTCGTGCGTTCCTCGAATGGCTGTCGGGTCCCCGCCGCTTCTGGCGTGCGTGGAGCAACGTCGGCGTCGGCATCGCCATCGTCGTGATGGTGGGGATGTTCACGTTCCTCATCTGGTCGGCGCTCGCGACCCTCCAGAGCCCCGTCCAGACGCAGGCGAACCAGCCATCGAACTTCCTGATCATCCCCGGCGTCAACGACTTCCTCCCGCTGGCGGTCGCACCTGAAATCGTCCTCGGTCTCCTCATCGCCCTCGTCGTCCACGAGGGCGGCCACGGCCTGTTGTGCCGCGTCGAAGACATCGACATCGAGTCGCTCGGTCTCGTTCTCCTCACGCTGATTCCGATCGGTGCGTTCGTCGAACCCGACGAGGAGAGCCAGGCCAACGCCGACCGCGGCGCACGCAGTCGGATGTTCGCCGCCGGCGTCACGAACAACTTCGCGGTCACCGCGGTCGCGTTCGCACTTCTGTTCGGTCCCGTCGTCGCCTCGATCACCCCCGCCGCCGGTCTCGCGGTCGGCGGCGCGTACGCCGGCGCACCCGCCGCCGAAGCGGGTATCGACGGCGGCGACCGGATCACCGCCGTCGAGGGCGAAACCGTCGCGGACCCGGCGGCGTTCGAGGCGGCCATCGCCGCGACGGAGGACCCGACCGTCGAGGTGACGCTCAACGACGAGGAGACGGTCACGGTGCAACGGCAGGTGACGGTCGTCGGCGCGGTACAGGGGAACCCCTTGGGGCTCTCGGTCGACCCGGAGGGTGACGCCGCGCGGATCACTGCGATCAACGGCACCGAAGTGAACACCGTCGCGCAGTTCCGTGAGGTCGCCCGCGAGCACGAACTCGCGCAGGTGTCCACCTCCGCGGGCGAGCGAACCGCACCGCTCGGTGCGTACGTGACGAACGTCTCCGCGGAGGGACCGCTCGGGGCACAGACCGGGCTCTCGGGTCCGCTGACGATCACACAGATCGACGGCCAGCGCATCCTCGACTTCTCGGACCTCGATCAGATGCTCTCGGGTGACGCCTACAGCCCCGGCGACACCGTCTCGATGCGCGTGTACGCCGACGGTGAGTTCAGCGAGGTGACGGTCGAACTCGGCGGGACGGCGGAGGACCCGCGCGTCGGCGTCGTCGTCGTCCGCGGCGTCTCCGGCGTCGTCGTCGACGACTTCGGCATCCAGCGCTACCCCGCAGAGGCGTACCTCGCGCTCCTCGGCGGCGACTCGGGCGACCTGCCGCCCGGCCTCGGCGGCATCGCGGAGACGCCGCTCGGCTTGGTGTACGCCGCGCTGTTGCTCCCGCTTGCGGGCGCTGTCACCGGCGCGCTCCCGTACAACTTCGCGGGCTTCTACGGCGAGTTCGCGGGCTTTTACGACGTGACCGGGCCGCTCGGCGGCCTCGGCGAGGGTCCGGTGTTCCTCCTCGCGAACGTCCTGTTCTGGACGGGGTGGATCAACGTCCAACTGGGCATCTTCAACTGCATCCCCGGCTATCCGCTCGACGGCGGCCGCCTCCTCCGGATGGGTGCCGAGGGCGTCGTCTCACGGCTCCCCGTCTCCGACCGCAGTCGCATGGTGTCGACGCTCACGACGTCGGTGGGACTGACGATGCTCGCGGCGCTGCTGGTCGTGGTGTTCGCGCCACAGTTCCTCTGAGAACTGGAGACCCTCCCCGCTTCGCGTCGATTTCTACCGTCTGTGAGTTTGGCCGTCAGACGTCGCTGCCACCGTCGGCGGCGGCCTCCTCGGCGTGCCCACCGTCGGTCTCTTCGTCGTCTCGGTCACCTTCCTCGCTGGGCGCGTCGCCGTCGCCCTGCCGCGCGTGGAACTCCTCGGGCGTGTCCGGAATCCGCTCGAACTCGCCGAAGTCACGTTCGTGGTGGCGGATCACCTGCTCTGCGATCCACCCGGAGTACTCGTCGTCGAACCGCCAGTCGTCGGCGTCGGGCGCGACCTCGAATCGGTCGTCCGTCGCGAACGCGACGTACATGTGGTAGAAGCCGAGGATGACGTCAGCGAAGTCTCGCGCTTTCCCGCCGACCTCGCGGCGTTTCTCTGCGAGGTGCTCGCGCCCCTCGTCGGTGAGTGCGAAGTACTTCCGGTCGGGTTCGTCCTCGCGTTCGATCCGTTCGGCGTACCCCTCCTCCTCGAACTTGTAGAGGATTGGGTAGACGGACCCGTAGGAGGGTTCCCAGTGGCCACCGCTGATGGCTGTGATCTCTTTGAGGATCTCGTAGCCGTAGCGTGGCTTCTCCTCTAAAAGCTCCAAGACGATGTACGAGATCAGGCCTCGCGGCGGGCCACTCTTCCGCATTGCCCGACGTTTCCGGTGTCGTCCACTAAGGGTTTCGGTCCCGAGAACCGTTCTGACTGACTGGTTAGTCCGTCTACTGCCCGATTTCGAAAACTCGGTTTCGAAAGCCGGTGGGCGTTCGCGGCCCGCGACGACGGCCGACTACGCCTCCCGGCGCAGGCGGGCGACGACGAACTCCCGTTCGAGTTCTCCGAGGAACTCCCCGAGGCGCGGTCCCTGCGTCTCGTCGAAGAACAGGCGATACCCCGCTTGGAAGAAGTCGCCAACCTCGACGTCGTGACGACGCGCGGCCTCGTATATCTCGCCCTGAATCTCCTCGCCGTCGTGGCCGGCCTCGACGAAGTCCGCGAGGTCGTCGAGCGCCGCCGCCACGTCGTCGTCGGAGGTCACGTCGGGCAGGGCCGACTGCAGGCGGTAGTTGTACTCGTTGTCACACCGCTCGGCCCACCGACGGGCGCGTTCGACGCGTTCGAGGGCGTCGTCGATGGCCCACTCGGGCGTCTCCTCGGTGAAGTGCCCCTCGTCGCGAGCGAGTTGGATGCGGAACTCGCGGTCGTCGACCATCCCCAGCACCGCCGCGAAGGTGTACGGCAGGCGGACGCGCCCCTCGCGTACCTCGTCGACGACGAACGGGTACGCGCGCTGTGCGAACGCGGTGAACCGCTCGTCCGGGTCGTCGTCGCCGAAGTACGCCCGCTCGAAGCGGTCGAACTCGTTGACGAGTTGGTCCAGTCGCTCGATGTCGAAGTCTTTCGCCTTCTTCGGGTTCCGCGCGAAGAAGTAGCGGAGCACCTCCGGTTCGATGAGGTCCAGCACTTCCTGCACCGTGACGATGTGGCCCTCCGACGACGAGAGCGACTCGCCGTTGAGCGTGAACCACTCGTACACCATCGGCACTGGTGGCTCGTTCCCGAGCACTTCGCGGGCGATGTCGACGCCGCTGGGCCACGACCCTTCGGCGTGGTCCTTCCCGAACGGTTCGAAGTCGACGCCGAGCACCTCCCACTGGGCGGGCCATTCGAAACGCCACGGGAGTTTCCCCTCGCGGAAGGAGGCGACACCCTCGTGGCCACAGCCTTCCATAAAGCGCTCTCCAGCCTCGATGCCCGAACAGCGGTACGCCACCTCGCGGGCGTCGACGTCGACGCCGGTCACGTCCTGCGTCAACATTCCGCACTCCGAACACTGCGGCATGAACGGGACGTACTCTGCGTCGACTTTGTCCTGGTACTGGCCGAGCGTCTCGCGGGCGGCGTCGGCGTTGCGGAGGACGCGTTCGACCACGTCGTCGAAGTCACCGTCGGCGTACAGGTCGGTGTTCGACACCATCTCGACGGGGATGTCCAGTGCCTCAGCGTCCGCCTCCAGCAACGCCGCGAAGTGGGCGGCGTACGAATCGTGGCCGTCCTCGAACGGGTCGGGAATGTCGGTGTACGGCTTCCCGAGGTTCTGTCCGAGTGCGCCGGCGTTCACGTCGCCCAGTTCGACGATGTTGCCGTCGGTGTCCGCGAGTTTCCGCGGGAGTTTCCGGAGGGCGTCTTTGTCGTCGCTGGTGAACACCTGTCGAACCTCGTGGCCTCGTTCGCGCAGCACTTCTGCGACGAAGAAGCCGCGGATAATCTCGTTGAAGTTGCCGATGTGGGCGATGCCCGAGGGGGAGACGCCCCCCTTGATGACGATCGGTTCGTCGGGGTCGCGCGCCTCCACCTCGTCGGCCACCTCGTCGGCCCAGAAGGCGTGGTACTCGTCGCCGTCGCCGTCGCCGTCGCCGTCACCGCGGCCGCCGACCGCGTGGGGGTCGATGGCGGTGTCGGAAGACTCGCTTCGCTCGTCCTCGCTACTCATCGCTGTGCCCAGTACGACGGCTCGCCCGTTCCCGCGGGAACGACGTCCGTCCCAGTGTGATCACCGCGCAACACGGCTCCCTCGACCGCCGTCGGGTCGTGGCCGTCGAGGACGACCGTCCGCAGACCCGCCCGTTGGATGAGTTTCGCCGCCAGTAGGTCGACCGGGGCCGAGGCACCGGCGTCGCGGCTCATCGGGACGATGACCTCGACGAGTTCCTGCGGCGTCATCTCGGCGAACTGCTCGGCGTCGTCGTCCACGTTCGGGTCGGCGGTGTAGATGCCGTCCGCGCCCGTCGCGTACACGAGGAGGTCGGCGTCGATGTACTCGCCCAGCGCCGCCGCGACGGCGTCAGTCGTCTGCCCCGGCGTGATGCCGCCCATCACCGACACGTCGCCGCGGCGGATGGCGGCGGCGGCCTCGTCGTAATCGTGGGCGACCGAGAGGTCTGCCGACGACCCCAGCGCCGTGATTAGCAGGCGGGCGTTCACTCGCGTCACGTCGATGCCGAGTTGGTCCAGTTGCACCTCGTTGGCGTCCAACTCCCGAGCGGTCGTGATGTAGTCGCGGGCGACGCCGCCGCCCCCGACAACGACCCCCAGTTCACATCCCTCGCCGACCAACCGCTCGATGGCGTCGGCGTACGCGGCGACACGCTCGGGGTCGAGTTCCGGCGCGAGCACGCTCCCGCCGAGCGATAGGACTACTCTCATTGCACTCGCCTACCCCCGTTTCGGTCTTAAGGCTCCCGGAGCGACCCCGCTGTAGCCCGTCTCCCCGGGCGAATCGCGCGAATCGCTACCTCGTCACGATGCCCCAAGACGACGAAAATACTATACATTATTGTATATGTGTGAACATCAATGGTTGTTTCAGATGGGTCTAATCCCGACCGCTACGAGTTCGACGGCTTCGCGTTTATTGGGCGAACGTTCGGGGAGTACGAGCAGATGCTCGGCCTCGCAGACGTGGACCTCGACGGGACTCGCGTGCTCGACTGCCCGGGCGGTGCGTGTGGATTCACGGCGGGGGCGACCGCACGGGGAGCGGACGCGTACGCGGTCGACCCGGCGTACGCGCTCGGGTTCGGCGACCTCGCCGCAAGAGGGCGGGCGGACGCGGCCCGCGCCGTCGACGGACTCGACGGGGTGGAACAGCTCTACCGCTGGGAGTTCTACGACGACCCTGCAGACCTCTCGACGTACCGGCGGGCGGCGTTGGCACGCTTTCTCGCCCACCGACGCGCCGCGCCTGGCCGCTACGTCGCCGGTGGACTCCCGGACCTGCCGTTCGCGGACGACGCCTTCGACCTCGTCTGCTCGGCGCATCTCCTGTTCTTGTACGCCGACCGCCTCGACCACGCCTTCCACGCCGCCGCACTGCGGGAACTGTGTCGAGTGGCCCGCGACGAGGTCCGGGTGTTCCCGCTCCACGACTTCGGCGCGGACCGTTACGACGGCCTCGACGACCTCCGTCTCGGCCTCGAACGTGACGGGTACGACCCGCACGTCGAGTCAGTCCCCTTCGAGTTCCAGCGCGGCGCCGACGCGTGCCTCCGGATCGAGGTCTGACTGACGGGGAGCCGAAGGTCTAAGCCGCTTGCTCGCGCTTTCTCGACTATGCACGTTCTCTCGCTGGTCGGTCCCGGAACCGCCGACCTGCTCGCGCCCCTCGCAGCACGTCTCGACGGTCGCGTCGCAACCGTCCGCCGGGACGACGCGGCCGACGCCGCGAACGCCGGCCAACTCGACTCGGACGCCGAGGCCACGTATCGCCTCTCAGACGACGGTACGTGGTCGGCCGCCGGCACCGACGAGACGTTCGAGGCTATCCTCGACCGTCTCGCGCCCGACTACGACTACGCGCTGGTCACCGGATTCTCCGCGCTCCGACTTCCGACAGTCGTCGTCGGTGACGCCGACGTGCCGGGTGACGTCGTCGCTCGCGTCGACGACGTGGACGACCTCACGGTCGACGACCTCGCCGAGTACGCCGCTGCGGGCGAACCACACGTCACGCTCGAAACCCTCGTCGACGAGGCGAAGGCCAGCGACGACGCCGACCGATCGGGCGCTATCGCGACGTTCACCGGCCGCGTCCGCGCGAAAGACGCTCCCGACGACGACCGGACCGAGGCGCTGGAGTTCGAGAAGTACGAGGGCGTCGCCGCCGACCGGATGCGACGGATCGAACGCGAACT harbors:
- the pyrH gene encoding UMP kinase; this translates as MRVVLSLGGSVLAPELDPERVAAYADAIERLVGEGCELGVVVGGGGVARDYITTARELDANEVQLDQLGIDVTRVNARLLITALGSSADLSVAHDYDEAAAAIRRGDVSVMGGITPGQTTDAVAAALGEYIDADLLVYATGADGIYTADPNVDDDAEQFAEMTPQELVEVIVPMSRDAGASAPVDLLAAKLIQRAGLRTVVLDGHDPTAVEGAVLRGDHTGTDVVPAGTGEPSYWAQR
- a CDS encoding site-2 protease family protein; amino-acid sequence: MNTLLWVLVGALAYSVVMMGLYTRGYLPDAVRVQGPLTTIHTKRGRAFLEWLSGPRRFWRAWSNVGVGIAIVVMVGMFTFLIWSALATLQSPVQTQANQPSNFLIIPGVNDFLPLAVAPEIVLGLLIALVVHEGGHGLLCRVEDIDIESLGLVLLTLIPIGAFVEPDEESQANADRGARSRMFAAGVTNNFAVTAVAFALLFGPVVASITPAAGLAVGGAYAGAPAAEAGIDGGDRITAVEGETVADPAAFEAAIAATEDPTVEVTLNDEETVTVQRQVTVVGAVQGNPLGLSVDPEGDAARITAINGTEVNTVAQFREVAREHELAQVSTSAGERTAPLGAYVTNVSAEGPLGAQTGLSGPLTITQIDGQRILDFSDLDQMLSGDAYSPGDTVSMRVYADGEFSEVTVELGGTAEDPRVGVVVVRGVSGVVVDDFGIQRYPAEAYLALLGGDSGDLPPGLGGIAETPLGLVYAALLLPLAGAVTGALPYNFAGFYGEFAGFYDVTGPLGGLGEGPVFLLANVLFWTGWINVQLGIFNCIPGYPLDGGRLLRMGAEGVVSRLPVSDRSRMVSTLTTSVGLTMLAALLVVVFAPQFL
- the lysS gene encoding lysine--tRNA ligase; the protein is MSSEDERSESSDTAIDPHAVGGRGDGDGDGDGDEYHAFWADEVADEVEARDPDEPIVIKGGVSPSGIAHIGNFNEIIRGFFVAEVLRERGHEVRQVFTSDDKDALRKLPRKLADTDGNIVELGDVNAGALGQNLGKPYTDIPDPFEDGHDSYAAHFAALLEADAEALDIPVEMVSNTDLYADGDFDDVVERVLRNADAARETLGQYQDKVDAEYVPFMPQCSECGMLTQDVTGVDVDAREVAYRCSGIEAGERFMEGCGHEGVASFREGKLPWRFEWPAQWEVLGVDFEPFGKDHAEGSWPSGVDIAREVLGNEPPVPMVYEWFTLNGESLSSSEGHIVTVQEVLDLIEPEVLRYFFARNPKKAKDFDIERLDQLVNEFDRFERAYFGDDDPDERFTAFAQRAYPFVVDEVREGRVRLPYTFAAVLGMVDDREFRIQLARDEGHFTEETPEWAIDDALERVERARRWAERCDNEYNYRLQSALPDVTSDDDVAAALDDLADFVEAGHDGEEIQGEIYEAARRHDVEVGDFFQAGYRLFFDETQGPRLGEFLGELEREFVVARLRREA
- a CDS encoding molybdopterin synthase, whose translation is MHVLSLVGPGTADLLAPLAARLDGRVATVRRDDAADAANAGQLDSDAEATYRLSDDGTWSAAGTDETFEAILDRLAPDYDYALVTGFSALRLPTVVVGDADVPGDVVARVDDVDDLTVDDLAEYAAAGEPHVTLETLVDEAKASDDADRSGAIATFTGRVRAKDAPDDDRTEALEFEKYEGVAADRMRRIERELEARDGVFDVRMHHRVGVVADGEDIVFVVVLAGHRGEAFTTVEDGINRLKDEVPIFKKETTESEEFWVHERSS
- a CDS encoding heme-binding protein, which gives rise to MAKPPRTEEGWYVLHDFRTVDWDAWRAAPDRERERAIREGVAYLEEHEAVADSEEGASAVFSVLGHKADLMIVHFRPTLDDLSAAERRFESTALANYTDQPTSYVSVSEVSDYVSDSYFDGDEEEVDEGIRRYIEGKLKPEIPDSEYVSFYPMNRKREAEQNWYSLSYEERSELLSAHGDIGREYAGKIKQVIASSVGFDDYEWGVTLFGSDPADIKDIVYEMRFDEASAEYGEFGPFYVGRRFPPTDLDAYLAGDRVPTSEHESAHGAGSHPHGESESHHHGGDSDGGHHGSGHGDDADEDDGEDEETIRAELEDLDIYAGKPHGEDVFATVLYSEADADDLFEEVEGLRGNFEHYGSHVKTAVYEGNETDRAAVVSIWQTASAAETAAGFLSELPGIVERAGEESGFGTMGMFYTVKPDYREEFVDKFGVVGGMLDEMDGHFETDLMVNREDENDMFIASQWASKDDAMGFFRSDAFRDTVSWGRDVLADRPRHVFLA
- a CDS encoding PadR family transcriptional regulator, translated to MRKSGPPRGLISYIVLELLEEKPRYGYEILKEITAISGGHWEPSYGSVYPILYKFEEEGYAERIEREDEPDRKYFALTDEGREHLAEKRREVGGKARDFADVILGFYHMYVAFATDDRFEVAPDADDWRFDDEYSGWIAEQVIRHHERDFGEFERIPDTPEEFHARQGDGDAPSEEGDRDDEETDGGHAEEAAADGGSDV
- a CDS encoding methyltransferase domain-containing protein, which encodes MVVSDGSNPDRYEFDGFAFIGRTFGEYEQMLGLADVDLDGTRVLDCPGGACGFTAGATARGADAYAVDPAYALGFGDLAARGRADAARAVDGLDGVEQLYRWEFYDDPADLSTYRRAALARFLAHRRAAPGRYVAGGLPDLPFADDAFDLVCSAHLLFLYADRLDHAFHAAALRELCRVARDEVRVFPLHDFGADRYDGLDDLRLGLERDGYDPHVESVPFEFQRGADACLRIEV
- a CDS encoding GNAT family N-acetyltransferase produces the protein MSDLCIRDATTAEAPTLAALYRAAYGDLVEAGFPTSAAETAAADVREWLADRECWVGVDGAGDGGAGASDDADRDSDESVVAAIQLRERPEWPCPEVCRLAVDPTRRREGIGATLLEYAEDVVADRGHDRVRLRSFTDHPFLLDWYEQRGYRQVDLQVIDSRPFDVPVLERRL